One window of the Tubulanus polymorphus chromosome 11, tnTubPoly1.2, whole genome shotgun sequence genome contains the following:
- the LOC141913335 gene encoding uncharacterized protein LOC141913335 — translation MKVPVVYNDIVANVLEQLDVSDSNCGQVPKRIHQTWKTENIPISFRRHITSWVKLHPEWEYWLWTDSIADEFVKRRFPAYYPMYKNYEYGIQRADAIRYFILYTFGGLYADLDMEALRPFDHLLNTHTAMIPEDHPVHSVVNWNLSRPSTLNALMTSTPKHKYQRRIIEFLPTANKATYKRDVVYKTGPFMTDAVLVTYEKSVRDDDNRIVSLCDAVYFASYRRFIPDFDPNGVKTFKYECENQEPPGTPGGKICEMLKRDNFKNKPHGPEVMSNHTFHHTYYDKPEYKLLFSVREIVKKPFDIKTLIANMKPDRDFEKLVSVDVNFSVHWHD, via the coding sequence ATGAAGGTTCCCGTTGTATACAATGATATCGTTGCCAATGTATTGGAACAGTTGGACGTTAGCGATAGTAACTGCGGTCAAGTGCCTAAAAGAATACACCAGACGtggaaaactgaaaatatcccGATTTCGTTCAGAAGACATATCACGTCTTGGGTGAAACTTCACCCCGAATGGGAATATTGGTTGTGGACCGATAGCATCGCCGACGAGTTCGTTAAACGCAGATTTCCTGCGTATTATCCGATGtacaaaaattatgaatatggAATTCAGAGAGCCGACGCGATTCGGTATTTCATACTATACACGTTTGGTGGACTGTACGCTGATTTAGATATGGAAGCCTTGCGACCATTCGATCATTTGCTGAACACCCACACGGCGATGATACCCGAAGATCATCCCGTTCACAGCGTCGTTAATTGGAATCTGTCGCGACCATCGACTTTAAACGCGTTAATGACGTCAACGCCAAAACATAAATATCAACGAAGAATTATCGAATTTCTACCGACAGCGAATAAGGCGACATATAAAAGGGATGTTGTTTATAAGACTGGTCCATTCATGACTGATGCGGTTTTAGTTACGTATGAGAAATCCGTGAGAGATGATGACAACAGGATCGTGTCGCTATGCGATGCAGTCTATTTTGCGTCATACCGTAGATTTATCCCCGACTTCGACCCAAATGGTGTAAAAACCTTCAAATACGAATGTGAAAACCAGGAACCCCCTGGAACACCTGGAGGTAAAATTTGTGAAATGCTGAAACGCGACAATTTCAAGAATAAGCCACACGGACCGGAAGTGATGTCGAATCACACATTCCATCACACGTATTACGATAAACCCGAATACAAGCTTTTGTTTTCCGTTCGCGAAATCGTGAAAAAACCGTTCGACATCAAAACATTAATAGCAAATATGAAACCTGATAGAGACTTCGAGAaattagtttcagttgatgtTAACTTCAGTGTGCACTGGCATGATTAA